A section of the Fibrobacter sp. UWH6 genome encodes:
- the dapB gene encoding dihydrodipicolinate reductase, which translates to MSVQVMVNGIPGNMGKIVAETCVKRGLELVPYSLTGEIIVENESVVAGKTVQLLKPSNREERIGEVLAKYPNLICVDYTHPTAVNDNAAFYVKHKIPFVMGTTGGDREALTKLVAEANHPSVIAPNMSKQIVAFQTMIEWLANEFPTAFSGYKLSVVESHQKTKADTSGTARAVVGSFQKMGFEYTPDDIEKVRDEKSQMERMGVPEEYLGGHAFHTYSLDSEDGTVHFEFQHNVCGRKIYAEGTVDAVNFLAEQIAAGTAKPFNMMDVLRSGKMR; encoded by the coding sequence ATGTCCGTTCAAGTAATGGTAAATGGTATTCCGGGTAACATGGGCAAGATCGTGGCCGAAACCTGCGTCAAGCGTGGCCTGGAACTGGTTCCCTATTCCCTCACTGGCGAAATCATCGTTGAAAATGAATCGGTCGTGGCTGGCAAGACCGTTCAGCTCTTGAAACCCAGCAACCGCGAAGAACGCATCGGTGAAGTTCTTGCTAAGTACCCCAACCTGATTTGCGTGGACTACACTCATCCCACCGCCGTGAACGACAACGCCGCTTTCTATGTCAAGCACAAGATTCCGTTTGTCATGGGCACCACCGGTGGTGACCGCGAAGCTTTGACCAAGCTTGTTGCCGAAGCTAATCACCCCAGCGTGATTGCTCCCAACATGAGCAAGCAGATTGTGGCCTTCCAGACCATGATCGAATGGCTGGCCAATGAATTCCCCACCGCATTCAGCGGCTACAAGCTTTCTGTGGTTGAAAGCCATCAGAAGACTAAGGCTGACACCAGTGGTACTGCACGCGCCGTGGTTGGCTCCTTCCAGAAGATGGGCTTTGAATACACTCCGGACGATATCGAAAAGGTTCGTGACGAAAAGAGCCAGATGGAACGTATGGGCGTGCCTGAAGAATACCTGGGCGGCCACGCATTCCACACCTATAGCCTGGACAGCGAAGACGGTACCGTCCACTTCGAATTCCAGCACAATGTGTGCGGCCGTAAGATTTACGCCGAAGGTACTGTGGACGCCGTGAACTTCCTGGCCGAACAGATTGCCGCTGGCACTGCAAAACCCTTCAACATGATGGACGTCCTCCGCTCCGGTAAGATGCGTTAA
- a CDS encoding ABC transporter permease subunit, producing the protein MRSYILRRLLLMIPTLIGISLVCFILIQLLPGGPVEEMISRAQQAAAMKGGVDASKALSPDQIAQIQAYFGFDKPAWQRYLTWLWNVLHLDLGNSYTYGLPVWDVITSRFPISLFFGFTSFFLSYLICIPLGLWKAVHHGSKLDTFSSGVIFSGYVMPGYALGILLIIFLAGGSYLDIFPLGGLTSDEFEDFTFFEKLADLAHHLVLPIFCYMISEFAFLTFLMKNSALEELGRDYMRTALAKGMSFNQALVRHALRNALIPIATRLSEICTLMFAGALLIEKVFDIDGMGLLYYNSMVNRDYNVVMGIIFLSSLMAMVGRLFSDILYTLVDPRIKFS; encoded by the coding sequence ATGCGTTCTTATATCCTTCGACGTTTGCTGCTGATGATCCCGACTCTTATCGGGATTTCATTGGTGTGCTTTATCCTGATTCAGCTGTTGCCCGGTGGCCCGGTAGAAGAAATGATTTCCCGTGCCCAGCAGGCTGCTGCCATGAAGGGTGGGGTAGATGCGTCGAAGGCTCTTTCTCCAGATCAGATTGCCCAGATTCAGGCTTATTTCGGTTTCGACAAGCCGGCCTGGCAGCGGTACCTGACCTGGCTCTGGAACGTACTTCATTTGGATCTAGGGAACAGTTATACTTACGGTCTTCCTGTGTGGGACGTAATCACTAGCCGTTTCCCCATTTCTCTTTTCTTTGGTTTTACGTCATTCTTCTTAAGCTACTTGATTTGTATTCCGTTGGGACTGTGGAAAGCGGTTCATCATGGAAGCAAGTTGGATACCTTTAGCAGCGGCGTGATTTTTTCGGGCTATGTGATGCCCGGTTATGCCCTTGGTATTTTGCTGATTATCTTTTTGGCCGGCGGTTCTTACCTGGATATTTTCCCCCTGGGCGGTTTGACATCAGACGAATTTGAAGATTTCACGTTCTTCGAAAAGTTAGCGGATCTGGCTCACCATCTGGTGCTACCTATTTTCTGTTATATGATCAGTGAATTCGCCTTCTTGACCTTTCTCATGAAAAACTCCGCCTTGGAGGAGCTGGGCCGTGACTACATGCGAACTGCCCTGGCCAAGGGCATGAGTTTCAACCAGGCTCTGGTACGCCACGCTCTGCGCAACGCCTTGATTCCCATTGCCACCCGCCTGAGCGAAATCTGCACCCTTATGTTTGCCGGAGCGCTCTTGATCGAAAAAGTTTTTGATATCGATGGCATGGGATTGCTCTATTACAATTCCATGGTAAACCGTGACTACAATGTGGTTATGGGGATTATTTTCCTGAGCAGTCTAATGGCCATGGTGGGCCGCCTGTTCAGCGATATCCTTTATACTTTGGTAGACCCGAGAATTAAGTTCTCGTAA
- a CDS encoding PTS sugar transporter subunit IIA: MALVYTKFYAAEETFGRALGFAYDALVHGPCSFDANATWKGLVDRVKQGVYMGEGLLLPHTRVPGLAEPLMAFVVCPEGLTDVEIRGGEKAKFMCVLLSPAESAMAHTTVIADMARKMLDSEWKTKALAVKTDEEIRALFG, from the coding sequence ATGGCTCTTGTTTATACAAAATTTTATGCAGCAGAAGAAACCTTTGGCCGAGCCTTGGGTTTCGCTTATGATGCTCTTGTACATGGTCCCTGCTCCTTTGATGCTAATGCGACATGGAAGGGGCTTGTGGATCGTGTGAAGCAGGGCGTGTATATGGGGGAGGGCTTGCTCTTGCCTCATACTCGTGTGCCGGGACTAGCTGAACCGTTGATGGCTTTCGTAGTTTGCCCCGAGGGTCTGACGGATGTTGAAATCCGCGGTGGTGAAAAGGCGAAGTTCATGTGCGTGCTGTTGTCTCCGGCGGAGTCTGCAATGGCCCATACCACTGTCATTGCCGACATGGCTCGTAAGATGCTGGACTCTGAATGGAAGACTAAGGCTTTGGCGGTTAAGACCGACGAAGAAATAAGGGCCTTGTTTGGATAG
- a CDS encoding metalloregulator ArsR/SmtB family transcription factor — protein sequence MAEIELEGTDCSCIHEEVVNAIRPMMPEDENLMDLADIFKIFSDFTRVKILCALMRAEVHMASHKKGISKCHGNDCRPEMCVSDISVLLNMTKSSISHQLRILKQSNLVKCRKEGSVVYYSLADEHVKMIFNQGMAHVMEDED from the coding sequence ATGGCTGAAATCGAATTAGAAGGAACCGACTGTAGCTGCATTCACGAAGAAGTGGTGAATGCTATTCGTCCTATGATGCCTGAGGATGAAAACCTTATGGATCTGGCGGATATCTTCAAGATTTTCAGTGATTTTACCCGCGTCAAGATTCTTTGCGCCTTGATGCGTGCCGAAGTCCATATGGCTTCCCACAAGAAAGGAATTAGCAAATGCCATGGGAATGACTGTCGCCCGGAAATGTGCGTCAGCGATATTTCGGTCTTGCTGAATATGACCAAGTCTTCCATTTCCCATCAGCTTCGAATTTTAAAACAGTCTAATCTGGTGAAGTGCCGTAAGGAAGGGAGCGTTGTCTATTACTCCCTGGCCGATGAACACGTTAAGATGATTTTCAATCAGGGCATGGCCCATGTCATGGAGGATGAAGATTAA
- a CDS encoding SO_0444 family Cu/Zn efflux transporter, which yields MEYVTIFLSALIELFAEMAPFLLLGFLLAGILHVWVPRSLYVPKISKPNFKSVLLSALFGIPLPICSCGVIPTAVALRKEGASKGASVSFLISTPATGVDSILATYSLLGLPFAILRPVAAFVSSMFGGLLTNLVTRGEAEDDLSKIAVPKSECGCGSCGHDHKEHDEHENHECCCCHDHDHDEHEERKCCCGHEEVHGCSCCLDEHSSEKANGFVGKLKETFKYGFGDLLPEITRWLLVGLVLGALIAAFVPNELFMSIREYPILCMFAMLLISMPMYTCSTGSIPLALALMAKGLPPGAALVLLMAGPATSIASMVVVGKTFGKRTLIAYLISIAAGAFFFGWLVDTFMMDTFLSTITANGHYGDGDGLGWFDYSCAAVLALLILVGFIPKKGHHH from the coding sequence ATGGAATACGTAACAATATTTCTTTCTGCATTAATAGAACTCTTTGCCGAAATGGCGCCCTTCCTGCTTTTAGGGTTCCTATTGGCGGGAATTTTGCACGTGTGGGTTCCCAGATCCTTATATGTTCCTAAGATAAGTAAGCCTAACTTCAAGTCGGTTCTGCTTTCGGCGCTATTTGGAATTCCGCTTCCTATTTGTAGTTGTGGCGTAATCCCTACGGCGGTGGCCCTACGTAAGGAAGGGGCTAGCAAGGGTGCCAGCGTCAGCTTCTTGATTTCTACGCCTGCTACTGGGGTGGATTCCATTCTGGCGACTTATTCTTTGCTGGGACTCCCTTTTGCCATTCTCCGTCCGGTGGCTGCATTTGTCTCTTCGATGTTCGGCGGGCTGCTAACCAATCTGGTAACGCGGGGCGAGGCTGAAGATGACCTTTCGAAAATTGCGGTTCCCAAAAGTGAATGCGGCTGCGGCAGTTGCGGTCACGACCATAAGGAACACGACGAACATGAGAATCACGAATGTTGCTGCTGCCACGATCACGACCATGATGAACATGAGGAACGCAAGTGTTGCTGCGGTCATGAAGAAGTGCATGGTTGCAGTTGCTGTCTCGATGAACACTCTTCTGAAAAGGCGAACGGTTTTGTTGGAAAATTGAAGGAAACTTTCAAGTACGGCTTCGGCGATTTATTGCCTGAAATTACCCGCTGGCTTTTGGTCGGTTTGGTTTTGGGTGCCTTGATTGCTGCCTTCGTTCCCAATGAATTGTTCATGTCAATTCGCGAGTATCCCATCCTCTGCATGTTTGCCATGCTGTTGATCTCCATGCCCATGTACACCTGTTCCACAGGCTCCATCCCTCTGGCTTTGGCCTTGATGGCAAAGGGACTTCCTCCTGGTGCTGCCTTGGTGTTGCTGATGGCTGGTCCTGCAACAAGCATTGCATCTATGGTTGTGGTGGGTAAGACTTTTGGCAAGCGTACTTTGATTGCCTACCTAATCAGCATTGCTGCCGGAGCTTTCTTCTTTGGATGGCTGGTGGATACGTTCATGATGGACACCTTCCTTAGCACCATAACTGCAAATGGCCACTACGGGGATGGTGATGGCCTGGGATGGTTCGATTACAGCTGTGCCGCTGTTCTTGCCTTATTGATTTTGGTGGGATTTATTCCCAAGAAGGGGCATCACCACTGA
- a CDS encoding aminoglycoside phosphotransferase family protein: MNNEIVSSAVKDFLLAHGYAADFEITTIAGAGSGRKYYRIASGDKSCVLQVSASVDDDFKRFVDYSAAFREFGLPVPRVYFVDEASCSVLQEDLGAHNLLDEILPSGQNKSGNVRILYPVVIDALVKWQEVSRSLFSSRSDLWLRRFDFAALKWETDYFTENFLKAHKGIQEIPQSVLNFYSVLAISVDAQPKVLLHRDFQSQNIMVKPDSEVAFVDYQGARRGSMFYDLASLLWDPYVSLSLNEIKDFFEYWRTMFRETKTYTQEDAWEAFIHASLQRVMQAMGAYCFLSKVKGIQKFEQYIEPGKAQLRVLFGEFKKIAKVTEPEVFEFMDKALA, from the coding sequence ATGAATAACGAAATTGTCTCTTCTGCAGTTAAAGATTTTCTTTTGGCTCACGGCTATGCCGCGGATTTTGAAATTACAACCATTGCCGGTGCCGGTTCGGGCCGCAAGTACTACCGCATTGCCAGTGGCGATAAGTCCTGTGTACTTCAGGTTTCCGCATCTGTAGATGACGACTTTAAGCGCTTTGTAGATTATTCCGCCGCCTTCCGTGAATTCGGTCTGCCGGTGCCTCGCGTGTATTTTGTGGACGAAGCAAGTTGCTCTGTGTTGCAGGAAGATCTGGGCGCACACAACCTGCTGGATGAAATTCTTCCGTCTGGTCAGAACAAATCCGGCAACGTCCGCATCCTGTATCCGGTGGTGATTGACGCTCTCGTCAAGTGGCAGGAAGTTTCTCGCTCCCTGTTCAGTTCCCGCTCCGACCTTTGGCTCCGTCGTTTTGACTTTGCCGCCCTCAAGTGGGAAACCGACTACTTTACCGAAAACTTCCTGAAGGCTCATAAGGGAATTCAGGAAATTCCTCAGTCGGTGTTGAACTTCTACTCTGTGCTGGCCATTTCTGTGGATGCTCAGCCCAAGGTACTTTTGCATCGCGACTTCCAGAGCCAGAACATTATGGTGAAGCCCGATTCTGAAGTTGCCTTCGTAGATTATCAGGGCGCCCGTCGCGGTTCCATGTTCTATGATCTGGCTAGCCTCCTGTGGGATCCTTACGTGAGCCTGTCTCTGAACGAAATCAAGGACTTCTTTGAATACTGGCGCACCATGTTCCGCGAAACCAAGACCTATACACAGGAAGATGCCTGGGAAGCCTTTATCCATGCAAGCCTCCAGCGCGTGATGCAGGCCATGGGTGCTTATTGCTTCCTCTCTAAGGTTAAGGGAATCCAGAAGTTTGAACAGTACATCGAACCGGGTAAGGCTCAGCTCCGCGTGCTGTTCGGTGAATTCAAGAAGATCGCCAAGGTCACCGAACCGGAAGTCTTCGAATTTATGGATAAGGCACTGGCATAG
- a CDS encoding glycosyltransferase, producing the protein MNSVHVVLCTYNGERYLDEMLRSIAWQTLPAKSVTILDDASSDRTCEIVESYREKLPLHFYRNETNTGHRAAFSKALEYARQLVQPGDFIALADQDDIWNPTKNEKLVQGIGSKALAFGDAQIIDGQGNKTADSWRALAHISKDSNICRQVAGINNVTGMISLFRVELLNEILPIPEGVTVHDRWIAMMALKNGGIVAIDETVASYRIHGGNAVGGVATPCMSKTLATAISWNETIIANADRLKMNDGEINFAKKHLRWTQHKTAHTTAFRFLPWVFAHRDDLFLKTSAVTRLMQILFSALGLPLAKKLFGKS; encoded by the coding sequence ATGAACTCTGTACACGTTGTCCTATGCACCTATAATGGCGAGCGCTATCTTGATGAAATGCTCCGTTCCATTGCATGGCAGACCCTTCCGGCAAAATCCGTCACCATTCTTGACGACGCCTCGTCTGACAGGACTTGCGAAATTGTAGAAAGCTATAGAGAAAAGCTCCCCCTCCATTTTTACAGAAATGAAACCAACACGGGGCACAGAGCCGCATTTTCGAAAGCGCTGGAATACGCTCGACAGCTTGTACAGCCGGGAGATTTCATCGCTCTCGCCGACCAGGACGACATCTGGAATCCAACCAAAAACGAAAAGTTGGTCCAGGGCATCGGCAGCAAGGCCCTTGCATTTGGAGACGCCCAGATCATAGACGGTCAAGGCAACAAGACTGCAGATTCCTGGCGCGCCCTCGCCCATATTAGCAAGGACTCCAACATTTGCCGCCAGGTTGCCGGCATCAACAACGTCACGGGAATGATTTCTCTTTTCAGAGTAGAATTGCTGAACGAGATCCTCCCCATTCCAGAAGGGGTCACCGTACACGACCGCTGGATCGCCATGATGGCCCTGAAGAACGGAGGCATTGTCGCCATCGATGAAACCGTCGCCAGCTACCGCATTCACGGAGGCAACGCCGTTGGAGGTGTCGCCACGCCTTGCATGAGCAAGACCCTGGCCACGGCAATTTCCTGGAACGAGACAATTATCGCCAACGCAGACCGACTCAAAATGAATGACGGGGAAATCAATTTCGCGAAAAAGCACCTGCGCTGGACTCAACACAAGACAGCTCACACAACCGCTTTCCGATTCCTCCCCTGGGTTTTTGCCCACAGAGATGACCTTTTCTTAAAGACATCTGCAGTCACCAGATTAATGCAGATTCTCTTTAGCGCCCTTGGATTACCACTGGCTAAAAAACTTTTTGGGAAATCCTGA
- a CDS encoding glycosyltransferase family 2 protein → MEKQTAIILVTYNGWALTEVCLKDLLPLVSANDAETAGHFVVAIADNGSSDGTVEKIRAHFPWVHLYPQKGNLGFGAANNGAIKGLIADGIEFDAICLLNNDTRFNPEAIVTLRKNLDQAAEAGHEAIIAPTTLNADGSRQNNFFAGLGPDGIGAIPFFLNAFRSESGAARILEGTPAPADKNGLQEVHWASAVCWMLHRALWETVGGFDEKIFMYYEDADLALRFRKLGARFYIAQNAPITHLGGGSASNSLSRALQHDRSQQYVFRKHFGLRGLLLSKLFRMTRSLVRILTALPRCLAGASAKQKREYLRHHLALLKEAFK, encoded by the coding sequence ATGGAAAAGCAGACTGCCATTATTTTGGTTACCTATAACGGATGGGCCTTGACCGAGGTCTGCCTTAAAGATTTGCTGCCCCTGGTTTCTGCCAACGATGCAGAAACTGCAGGTCATTTCGTCGTAGCCATCGCCGATAATGGAAGTTCCGACGGAACTGTAGAAAAAATCCGAGCCCACTTTCCATGGGTACACCTCTACCCGCAAAAAGGCAACCTGGGCTTTGGCGCCGCCAACAACGGGGCCATCAAGGGTCTCATCGCAGACGGCATAGAATTCGACGCCATCTGCCTTCTCAACAACGACACGCGATTCAATCCAGAAGCTATCGTGACGTTGCGAAAGAATCTTGACCAGGCTGCAGAAGCAGGCCACGAAGCGATCATCGCGCCTACAACGCTAAACGCAGACGGCAGCCGTCAGAACAATTTTTTTGCTGGACTGGGCCCCGACGGAATTGGAGCCATTCCGTTTTTCCTAAACGCCTTCCGCAGCGAATCAGGTGCCGCCCGCATTCTAGAGGGCACACCCGCCCCCGCCGACAAAAATGGTCTTCAGGAAGTCCACTGGGCAAGTGCCGTCTGCTGGATGCTGCACCGAGCCCTCTGGGAAACCGTCGGCGGGTTCGACGAAAAAATTTTCATGTACTACGAAGATGCGGATCTGGCCCTGCGATTCCGCAAACTGGGCGCACGCTTCTACATCGCACAGAACGCCCCCATCACCCACCTGGGTGGCGGCTCCGCAAGCAACAGCCTCAGTCGCGCCCTGCAGCATGACCGCTCCCAGCAATACGTGTTCCGCAAGCATTTCGGACTCCGCGGACTTCTGCTTTCCAAGTTATTCCGCATGACCCGTAGCCTTGTCCGCATATTGACCGCCCTTCCCCGCTGTCTGGCAGGAGCCTCCGCCAAACAAAAGAGGGAATACCTCCGCCATCATTTAGCCTTGTTGAAGGAAGCCTTCAAATGA
- a CDS encoding DNA/RNA helicase domain-containing protein, which translates to MSTIRKRLSTESTSRSEMAIFDMASCLDEKWNVWMNVHLNFAVRGRGNDVDREVDCILYHKKYGMLLIECKDGQISTEESQGSENGFMWKQGNRVMERSPVQQVQSLIYPLHDHFSGMFPKDEGVGYHRVRVQWAVCFADMDSVGKIGSNAMQPKRAILKSDLKSYNTLERKVKKILEMKEESRGGNPFPNDELSDENFDRLVSFLGCFDEPSWPELWDMQAEARVRPTEIQEMLMESIVRNPRMRIEGVAGSGKSLLVQWEATRLAREGKRVVVLCYNDLLAEHMQQNFVEAGLDESQVVMSGFHKLAAKYVRLAKVKGVARKEPDDAKEKAEYFESMSVFFKEALEKLRGKKNRFFDALIIDEGQDFANDWLDTALLLLKDPEKGIVRFFYDSKQTLYKGREVLGNAAINAMPVMVLKRGFRSTKKILNWVHDVTDIRIPCYEDTVPGREVDVRLYDKPEDQIEMLRKVVLDLKKKGVEPKDILVVSLRSKNHSGLASLNDDVFQWSDVSDSLNSLAINMVSAYRYKGLDKRVVILADLEPSKNDPGAPHSNANLILVGATRAKEHLVVFKQRKNF; encoded by the coding sequence ATGTCTACTATTCGTAAGCGCTTGTCTACTGAATCTACCTCACGTTCCGAAATGGCCATTTTCGATATGGCCTCCTGCTTGGATGAAAAATGGAATGTGTGGATGAATGTTCACCTGAATTTTGCCGTGAGAGGCCGGGGTAATGATGTGGACCGCGAAGTGGACTGCATCCTTTACCACAAGAAGTATGGGATGCTCCTGATTGAATGCAAGGACGGCCAGATTTCTACGGAAGAGTCGCAGGGTTCCGAAAACGGTTTTATGTGGAAGCAGGGAAACCGCGTGATGGAACGTTCTCCCGTTCAACAAGTGCAGTCCTTGATTTATCCACTTCATGATCATTTTAGCGGTATGTTCCCCAAGGATGAAGGGGTTGGCTATCACCGGGTTCGTGTGCAGTGGGCCGTTTGTTTTGCGGATATGGATAGCGTTGGAAAAATTGGCAGCAATGCCATGCAACCTAAACGCGCGATTTTAAAGTCGGACCTGAAAAGCTACAATACTTTGGAACGTAAGGTCAAGAAAATCCTGGAAATGAAGGAAGAATCTCGGGGAGGAAATCCCTTCCCCAATGATGAACTTTCGGATGAAAATTTTGACAGGCTGGTTTCGTTCCTGGGTTGCTTTGATGAACCTTCCTGGCCGGAACTTTGGGATATGCAGGCAGAAGCCCGTGTGCGCCCGACGGAAATTCAGGAAATGCTGATGGAGTCCATTGTTCGTAACCCGCGCATGCGTATCGAGGGTGTGGCTGGTTCTGGAAAGTCGTTGTTGGTGCAGTGGGAGGCGACCCGCCTGGCTCGCGAAGGGAAGCGGGTTGTGGTTCTTTGCTACAATGATTTGCTGGCGGAACACATGCAGCAAAATTTTGTGGAGGCTGGCCTAGATGAATCGCAGGTGGTGATGTCTGGATTCCATAAGTTGGCGGCTAAATATGTGCGCCTGGCCAAGGTCAAGGGTGTTGCCCGCAAGGAACCGGATGATGCTAAGGAGAAGGCTGAATATTTTGAATCCATGTCGGTCTTCTTTAAGGAGGCTCTGGAAAAATTACGTGGCAAGAAGAATCGCTTTTTTGATGCCCTGATTATTGATGAAGGACAGGACTTTGCCAACGATTGGCTTGATACGGCTTTGCTTCTGTTGAAGGATCCAGAAAAGGGGATTGTGCGATTCTTCTATGATTCCAAACAGACTTTGTACAAAGGCCGCGAGGTTCTGGGGAATGCTGCCATTAATGCCATGCCTGTAATGGTTCTTAAGCGAGGCTTCCGCAGCACCAAGAAAATTTTGAACTGGGTTCATGACGTAACGGATATCCGTATCCCTTGTTACGAAGATACTGTGCCTGGCCGTGAGGTAGATGTTCGCCTATATGACAAGCCCGAAGACCAGATTGAAATGTTGCGGAAGGTGGTTCTGGATCTGAAAAAGAAGGGTGTCGAACCTAAGGACATTCTGGTTGTTTCATTGAGAAGCAAAAATCATTCCGGCCTGGCGTCGTTGAACGATGATGTATTCCAGTGGAGCGATGTGAGCGATTCTTTGAACAGTCTTGCCATAAACATGGTGTCGGCCTACCGCTATAAGGGCTTGGATAAGCGGGTGGTTATTTTGGCGGATCTAGAACCGTCCAAGAATGACCCTGGCGCGCCTCATAGCAATGCCAATCTGATTTTGGTGGGGGCTACCCGAGCCAAGGAACATCTGGTCGTTTTCAAACAGCGAAAGAATTTCTAA
- a CDS encoding glycosyltransferase — protein sequence MSKHLYFYSDASEWGGQEILSARIANILAESYQVHFFFSAQKFDSELHPSIERIPLPYHSQGPFPIVRDRFSGKSGKAFKLLKEHGAGSANFRQLIICPGNIERCIPAVVAASKLNLELISYYPMAFTQKESLAKFGTLRDRLALKVYPKISKWIVNTPYQERLLRRFIPSETPVFQLPNPLTYQEDAAPKAPSEVRNIANIGRLYFGQKGQEIIPPLASLLKEKGVHFHVIGQGPDRDIFNKMVQDCGTSNVVHNYSWLSPNEVKEKLQNQMDLLLVTSKFESGPMVLFEALQCGIPVLAANEEYVKDYRLPCWMTYDPGNVQDAVQKILDLPQAWNQKTFEEVRQFLFAGRRDQEFQQQVLNIFSQI from the coding sequence ATGAGCAAGCACCTCTACTTTTATAGCGATGCGTCGGAATGGGGCGGCCAGGAAATTCTTTCGGCCCGTATCGCCAACATTCTGGCAGAAAGTTACCAGGTGCATTTTTTCTTTTCCGCTCAAAAGTTTGATTCCGAGTTACACCCCTCCATTGAACGGATTCCCCTACCCTACCATTCCCAGGGACCATTCCCCATTGTTCGAGATAGGTTTTCGGGTAAGTCGGGCAAGGCCTTCAAACTTTTAAAAGAACATGGAGCAGGTTCCGCCAACTTTAGGCAGCTTATCATCTGCCCGGGCAACATAGAACGTTGTATTCCCGCCGTAGTTGCCGCCTCCAAACTCAATCTGGAATTGATTTCTTATTACCCCATGGCCTTCACCCAAAAGGAATCGCTGGCCAAGTTTGGAACACTCCGCGACAGGCTGGCATTGAAAGTCTATCCGAAGATTTCGAAATGGATCGTCAACACGCCTTACCAGGAACGTCTGCTCCGCAGATTTATTCCCAGTGAGACGCCTGTATTCCAGTTGCCCAACCCGCTGACCTACCAGGAAGACGCAGCCCCCAAAGCACCTTCCGAAGTAAGAAACATCGCAAACATCGGCAGACTATACTTCGGGCAAAAAGGTCAGGAGATCATCCCCCCGCTAGCAAGCCTGCTAAAAGAAAAAGGCGTTCATTTTCACGTCATCGGACAAGGCCCCGACAGGGACATTTTCAACAAGATGGTCCAGGACTGCGGAACATCTAACGTTGTTCATAATTACAGTTGGCTTTCCCCTAACGAGGTCAAGGAAAAACTTCAGAATCAAATGGACCTGCTGCTTGTAACGTCAAAGTTTGAAAGCGGCCCCATGGTGCTTTTCGAAGCCTTGCAATGTGGCATTCCCGTGTTAGCCGCCAACGAAGAATACGTCAAGGACTACAGGCTTCCCTGCTGGATGACCTACGACCCCGGCAACGTTCAGGACGCCGTCCAGAAGATCCTTGATTTGCCCCAGGCGTGGAATCAAAAAACCTTTGAAGAGGTCCGCCAATTCCTTTTTGCAGGCCGTAGAGACCAAGAGTTCCAACAACAGGTGTTGAACATCTTTTCTCAGATTTAA